In Flammeovirgaceae bacterium 311, one DNA window encodes the following:
- a CDS encoding hypothetical protein (COG3595 Uncharacterized conserved protein), which yields MKLLFNPIQAFLLLYLFAGASCASVDDFHNDPYWIREFSMNEPGNLEVKTSGGNITVEGHGGNKVRVEMHVNAGGRSIDSTDYKAAEVLENYEIDVSKSGNTVYAIAKGKSRGWFGNNNTSISFRVYVPTEMACELNTSGGSITIAGVSGNQRVRTSGGTLNIKNIDGDMEARTSGGGINVEQYRGVLVAKTSGGTIRMEDAKGDLDVSTSGGSIKLDNISGRVQASTSGGSINANILELNQLLALKTSGGSIHAVVPKGVGIDLDLKGNRVNTQLTNFDGQVEKNKIRGSMNGGGIRVEMSTSGGNVNLDYQ from the coding sequence ATGAAACTTTTATTCAACCCTATACAGGCATTCCTACTGTTATATTTATTTGCAGGAGCCTCCTGTGCATCTGTTGATGACTTTCATAATGATCCCTACTGGATAAGAGAATTTTCCATGAATGAACCAGGTAATTTAGAAGTAAAGACCTCAGGTGGAAACATTACTGTGGAGGGCCATGGAGGTAATAAGGTAAGGGTGGAAATGCATGTAAATGCTGGCGGCAGAAGCATTGATTCAACAGATTATAAAGCAGCGGAAGTGCTGGAGAATTATGAGATTGATGTGAGCAAATCAGGCAATACTGTTTATGCCATTGCAAAAGGAAAGAGCAGAGGCTGGTTTGGTAATAACAACACCAGTATTTCATTCAGGGTGTATGTTCCAACAGAGATGGCCTGTGAGCTAAACACCAGTGGAGGCTCTATTACCATTGCAGGGGTGAGCGGCAACCAAAGGGTGCGGACCAGTGGCGGCACGCTGAACATCAAAAATATTGACGGTGATATGGAAGCCAGAACATCTGGTGGCGGTATTAATGTGGAGCAGTACAGAGGTGTGCTGGTGGCTAAGACAAGCGGTGGTACTATTCGTATGGAAGATGCAAAAGGCGATCTGGATGTAAGTACCTCTGGCGGAAGTATCAAACTGGATAATATCTCTGGCAGGGTGCAGGCAAGTACCAGCGGAGGCAGTATCAATGCCAATATTCTAGAGTTAAATCAACTGCTGGCCTTAAAAACCAGCGGAGGCAGCATACATGCCGTAGTACCCAAAGGAGTAGGAATTGATCTTGATCTTAAGGGCAATCGTGTTAACACACAGCTTACCAATTTCGACGGACAGGTTGAAAAAAATAAAATCAGGGGCAGCATGAATGGTGGAGGTATACGAGTGGAAATGTCAACCTCCGGTGGTAATGTAAATCTTGATTATCAATAG